The following proteins are encoded in a genomic region of Amphiura filiformis chromosome 11, Afil_fr2py, whole genome shotgun sequence:
- the LOC140163611 gene encoding AP-4 complex accessory subunit tepsin-like translates to MVEKVAFVNKWPMLMKATSDDETPTPGYLYKEVSDLSYVSTGYCTSLLSFLVERLEKSSFHIKVKALRVLKHVVEHGHNDFKIGLRRQALGIQNACKYSGDPDLLHGNAPYVAVRKAAMELSEVLFDTEQPKSPKRSGDGKVKSAVDPSKIQGFGYSPTHQPHAAKSLTEVIKGGVEQLASNLTNLSTDHRDGRTQTSDYRPITGFQSTSQRPKMSFVDYRSSNRSSDRPGGSWAADHHVGSHGSNDSSGQKSGASTDMSEKLASVAVEDWSQEIKLVEDFVSFSNVKATPSREELNQFSKRCATSSSEKVLELLDKKLPDNSQHNMQMRSLCAIEGIIREDLVSVEKAQEMLQTNLRLLLNSQDRLVQAKAKKISKQLERLLLEANETLQTSRTSPLHQGTTTQLLHNLVQISPQEEVLPSLMLANHPQQEALPSLMLANQAEINPTETRPESNSLFSGMSFGQQKCDLSVGQDGDPFGIRAASNTNSKPQSVLGTKPKDPCQDDILLNLGRKSGGQNINDHVLTGAEDGVLLSTLEHSSSAKETVLDTILDLSSTEQTTLEPVQSGINTVLVSNRTSGHKTSDSCILPVQTGPGGGPVKMETVSVASRTSYVDDLLASVDPLTKLRTSDKDDRSLASSASSVPVNPTQHASKDTSMEDITRLFPQLSQTQLSGTSAVPLSLAKKPQMNNFAFVETEEDKKEKRTKKGQEDAFGFVHDAMAKASKR, encoded by the exons TGGCCAATGCTGATGAAAGCGACAAGTGATGATGAAACACCCACACCTGGATACTTGTACAAGGAAGTCTCAG ATCTGAGTTATGTGTCAACTGGATATTGCACATCACTGTTGAGTTTTCTTGTGGAGAGATTGGAGAAATCCTCATTCCATATCAAAGTCAAA GCTCTGAGAGTTCTGAAGCATGTAGTAGAACATGGCCACAATGATTTCAAGATTGGACTTCGAAGACAAGCACTGGGAATACAGAATGCCTGCA aatACAGTGGTGATCCAGATCTATTGCATGGGAATGCCCCTTATGTTGCAGTAAGGAAAGCCGCTatg GAACTTTCTGAAGTATTATTTGACACAGAGCAACCTAAGAGTCCCAAGAGGTCTGGTGATGGGAAAGTGAAATCTGCTGTTGACCCAAGCAAGATTCAAGGGTTTGGCTACTCCCCTACTCACCAACCACATGCTGCTA AATCCCTAACAGAAGTGATCAAAGGTGGGGTTGAGCAGCTAGCCAGCAATTTAACAAACCTTAGCACTGATCACAGAGACGGCAGGACACAAACAAGCGACTATCGACCAATCACTGGATTTCAAAGCACAAGTCAAAGGCCAAAGATGTCC TTTGTTGATTATAGGAGCTCAAATCGATCATCCGATAGGCCTGGAGGCAGCTGGGCAGCAGATCACCATGTTGGCTCTCATGGAAGCAATGATAGCAGTGGACAGAAAAGTGGTGCTAGTACTGATATGTCTGAAAA ATTAGCCTCAGTGGCTGTAGAGGACTGGTCGCAAGAAATCAAGTTAGTAGAAGACTTTGTCTCCTTTAGTAATGTCAAAGCAACTCCATCAAGGGAAGAGCtcaatcaattttcaaaaag GTGTGCAACATCCAGCAGTGAGAAAGTTTTAGAACTTTTGGACAAGAAATTGCCAGACAACTCGCAACACAATATGCAGATG AGAAGCTTATGTGCAATTGAAGGCATCATCCGAGAGGATTTAGTTTCTGTGGAGAAGGCTCAGGAGATGCTTCAAACCAATCTCAGATTATTACTTAATAGTCAAGACAGGCTGGTACAGGCAAAAGCCAAAAAG ATATCAAAACAACTCGAGAGACTACTACTTGAAGCCAATGAGACACTTCAAACATCTAGAACATCTCCTTTACACCAAGGAACAACAACTCAACTTTTACACAATTTGGTTCAAATAAGTCCCCAGGAAGAGGTATTGCCATCCTTGATGCTAGCAAATCATCCCCAACAAGAGGCATTGCCATCCTTGATGCTAGCAAATCAAGCAGAGATAAACCCAACAGAGACGAGACCTGAATCTAATTCACTGTTCTCTGGTATGAGTTTTGGACAACAGAAATGTGACTTATCAGTAGGACAGGATGGTGATCCGTTTGGGATCAGAGCAGCCAGCAATACAAATAGTAAGCCACAGAGTGTGCTTGGAACTAAACCCAAAGATCCTTGCCAAGATGACATTTTATTAAATTTAGggagaaaatctggaggtcaaaaTATAAACGACCACGTGCTAACAGGTGCTGAAGATGGAGTGTTACTTTCGACATTAGAACATTCCTCCAGTGCCAAAGAAACTGTATTGGATACTATTCTCGATTTGTCAAGTACAGAACAAACTACATTGGAACCAGTTCAATCTGGAATCAATACGGTTCTAGTCAGCAACAGAACTAGTGGACACAAAACATCGGATTCTTGCATTTTGCCGGTACAAACCGGACCTGGTGGAGGACCGGTAAAGATGGAAACTGTTTCTGTTGCGTCAAGGACTTCTTACGTTGATGATCTTCTGGCATCAGTTGATCCTCTAACCAAATTAAGAACATCAGATAAGGATGATCGAAGTCTTGCATCTTCAGCATCATCTGTTCCAGTCAATCCGACTCAACATGCGTCAAAGGATACAAGCATGGAGGATATCACAAGACTGTTCCCGCAACTGTCACAGACTCAATTGAGTGGGACATCGGCAGTGCCGTTAAGTCTTGCGAAGAAACCGCAGATGAATAACTTTGCTTTTGTGGAAACGGAAGAGGATAAAAAGGAGAAGAGGACGAAGAAAGGCCAGGAGGACGCCTTTGGGTTTGTACATGATGCTATGGCTAAGGCTAGCAAAAGGTAG